The DNA segment GTCTCGCCGATCAGGGCCAGCGGCTCGCCGGCCTTCTCGTAGCCGTCGCACTCCATGCAGCTGTGCACGGCGGTGCCGTAGTAGGCGCGGAGGCTGGGCAGCGTCGGGAGGCGCTCGGAGAGGCCGCCGGCGACGACGACCGCGGTCGCCAGCACCGAGCGGTCGGCCGAGCCGCGGACGCCCTTCGCGGTGACGACGAACTCGCCGCCGGAGCGCTCGACGGCGGTGACCATCGCGTTGTGCACCTCGGCCTCGTCGTACTGCTCGAGCTCGGCGCGGCCGAGGCGTCGCAGCTCCAGCGGCGAGACGCCGTCGCGGGTGAGGAAGCCGTGCGAGTGCAGGGTCGCCGCGTTGCGCGGCCGGTTGCTGTCGAGCAGCAGCACACTGCGGCGCGCGCGGACGAGGTTCAGCCCCGCCGAGAGCCCCGCGGGACCGGCGCCGATGATGACGACGTCGTAGTGGCCGCCCTGCACCTCCGCCACGATCAGCTCCGGGTGTCGGCGAGGCGGGCGAGGCGGGCGATCGACTCGGACTTGCCGAGGATCTCCATCGACTCGAACAGCGGCGGCGAGACGCGGCGGCCCGAGATCGCGGTGCGCAGCGGCCCGTAGGCGATGCGGGGCTTGAGGCCCAGGCCCTCGATCAGCGCGCCGGCGAGCGCCTCCTGGATCGAGGCGGTCAGCCACTCCCCCTCGGGCACGAGCTCGAGGGCGCCGATCGACGCGGCGATGACCTCGCCGGCGTTCGCGGGCAGGCCCTTCAGCGCGTCCTCGTCGTAGGAGAGGGCGTCGGCCGTGGTGAAGAGGAAGCCGAGCATGCCGGGCGCCTCGCCGAGCAGGCCGATGCGCTCCTGGACGAGCGGGGCGGCGGCGTCGAGGACGGCGCGCTGGTCGGCGGTCGGCTCGGTCTCGAGGACGCCGGCGGCGATCAGGTAGGGGATCGTCCGCTCGGTGAAGTCGTCGACCGCGAGCAGGCGGATGTGGTCGCCGTTGATCGACTCGGCCTTCTTGAGGTCGAAGCGCGCCGGGTTGGGGTTCACGTCGGCGACGTCGAAGGCGGCGATCATCTCGTCGATCGAGAAGACGTCGCGGTCGTGGGTGAGCGACCAGCCGAGCAGGGCCAGGTAGTTGACCAGGCCCTCGGGGATGAAGCCGCGGTCGCGGTGGTGGAAGAGGTTGGCGGAGGGGTCGCGCTTGGAGAGCTTCTTGTTGCCCTCGCCCATCACGTAGGGGAGGTGGCCGAAGCGCGGGACGAAGGTCGTCAGTCCGATGTCGATCAGCGCGTGGTACAGCGCGATCTGGCGAGCGGTGGAGGGCAGGATGTCCTCGCCGCGGAGGACGTGGGTGATCTGCATCAGCGCGTCGTCGACCGGGTTCACCAGCGTGTAGAGCGGCTGGCCGTTGGGGCGGACGACGACGAAGTCGCTGAAGGAGCCGGCCGGGAAGGTGATCTCGCCGCGGACGAGGTCGTCGAAGGAGAGGTCGGCGTCCGGGACGCGCAGGCGGAGCGCGGGGCTCCGGCCCTCGGCGCGGAAGGCGGCGCGCTGCTCCTCGGTGAGGTCGCGGTCGAAGTTGTCGTAGCCGTGCTGCTTGGCGCGGCCGGCCGCCTCGTTGCGCGCGTCGATCTCCTCGGCGTTCGAATAGCTCTCGTAGAGGTGGCCGGAGGCGAGCAGGCGCTGGATGACGTCGGTGTAGACGTCGCTGCGCTCGGACTGGCGGTACGGGCCGTGCGGGCCGCCGACGCCGACGCCCTCGTCCCAGTCGAGCTTCAGCCAGCGGAGCGCGTCGATGAGCTGCTCGTAGCTCTCCTCGCTGTCGCGGGCCGCGTCGGTGTCCTCGATCCGGAAGACGAAGGTGCCTCCGGTGTGCCGCGCGTAGGCCCAGTTGAACAGGGCGGTGCGGATGAGGCCGACATGCGGCGTCCCGGTCGGGGACGGGCAGAAGCGGACGCGGACGTCGCTCCCGGTCGCGGTCGTGAACGGGTGCGCGTCGTGGGCGCGATCGGAGGGCGGGGTGAGCTCAGACATACGGGGCGATTCTAGCGGCGGGGCGGGGAGGGGCGCCGGTACTGGACACGGGCGGGCTCGGGCCGACCTCGGGCTCGCGGAATCCGGTCGGGCACGCGGGAATCAGGGGATTCGGCGAGCCGAGGGCGGAATCGCGAGCCGGAGGTCGCAGCGGCAGGGTGCGAAGCGGCCGGGGCGGGCGGAGCTCTTAGCGCGAAGCAGTGCTCCGAGTCAACGGACTTCTCGAACGGGAGGAGCAGTGGTGGCCTGTGGCTACTGCTTCTCCCCCGGGGCCGCTCGACGACGAGCGCGTCGCATCCCGCCGCCCCGGACGCGCCAGCATGCCCGGAAAGGGGTCCCGATGAGCACGGTCGTTCTCGACACCGCCCTCTCAGCGCTCGCCCCTGCGACCGACTCGCCGAGCGAGCCCGCCTCGCCGCGCGAGGAGAAGGACGCCCGCACCCTCTCGCTCTTCCAGGCGGCGGCGACCGCCGACGACGCCGAGGGCGCCCGCATCCGGGAGCGCATCGTGCTCGACCACCTCGGGCTGGCCGAGGCGATGGCGAACCGCGTATCCCGCGCCGGCGGCGACCGCGCGGACCTCCGCCAGGTCGCCTACGTGGGGCTGGTCAAGGCCGCCCGCCGCTTCACGCCGGAGCGCGGCGACAGCTTCGCCGCCTTCGCGGTGCCCACCATCACCGGCGAGCTCAAGCGCCACCTGCGCGACCTCGGCTGGATGATCCGCCCGCCCCGCGGCGTGCAGGAGCTGCACCGCCGCTCGGCCGTCGTCGCCGACGAGCTCGCGCAGGAGCTCGGCCGCCACCCGAGCGATCGGGAGATCGCCGCGCGGCTCGGCGTCGAGCCGGCCGAGGTCGCCGACGCGCGCGCGGCCGGGCATCCGCTCTCCCTCGACGAGACCGTCGGCGAGACCGGGGTCCGGCTGGCCGAGACGATCGGCGGGGAGGACGAGGACCTCGCGGCGATCGACCGCCGGCACGGCCTGGCCCGGGCGCTCGCCGAGCTCGAGAACGGCCAGCGCGAGCTGCTCCGGATGCGCTTCGTCGAGGAGATGACGCAGCAGCAGATCGCCGACGCGCTCGGCACCACGCAGATGCAGGTCTCGCGGCTGCAGCGCCGGATCCTCGCGCAGCTCGCCGACCGCCTCGGCGCCCCGTCGCGCAGTCATCAGCCGACGAGCCGCGCGCGGGTCGCGTCGGTCGCCGTGGTCACGCCCGTCCACCCTGCGGCGCGGCTGCGGACCGCCTGAGGTGCGCGCCGGCGCGCGAGGGCAGGGTGGCGAGCGCGTCGAGGACGTGCTCCGTCTGCACCGCGAGGAGCGCCGGATCGGGCTCGGAGGAGAAGACGTCGCCGCGCCGCAGCGACGCGTCGGTCAGCACGACGTGCGGTCCGCTGACCGGCGGGCCCCAGGCCTCGGGCGGCGCCGGTCCGAAGATCACGACCGACGGGATGCCGTAGGCGGAGGCGAGGTGCGCGGCACCGGTGTCGACGGTGACGAGCACCTCCGCGGCGGCGACGACCGCGGCGAATTCACTCAGATCGATCGCGCCGGCGAGCACCTCGCCCGTTCCGGCCAGCTCGGCGACGCGGCGGGCACGGTCGGCCTCGTTTGCGCCTCCGGTGTAGACGACGCGGTGCCCCTCGGCGGCCAGCGACCGCGCGACCGCGGCGAAGCGCTCCTCCGGCCACTCGCGCGAGCCGTAGAAGGCGCCGATGTGCACGATCGCGGCGCCGTCGACGGGCGCGGGCACGGCCGGGACGGCGATGCCGACGTCCTCGGGGTCGGCGTCCAGGCCGATGGAGTTGACCAGGCGGGCCCAGCGGGCGCGCTCCAGCTCGCCGTCGATCCAGAGCGGGCGCGGGTCGTCGTGGCTCGCGTCGGGGTCGAGGGCGGGGACGCGGAACTCGAGGCGGCGCTCGGGCTCGAGCGCGATCAGGGCGTCGCGGGACTCCGGGCCGTTGCCGTGCAGGTTGACGGCGAGCTCGATGCGGCCGGGCGCGACGGGCAGCGGATCGTCCAGCCCGCGCAGGGTCGGCACCAGGGCGTCGAGGCCGTCGATGAGGTCGACGATCGGCT comes from the Rathayibacter festucae DSM 15932 genome and includes:
- the gltX gene encoding glutamate--tRNA ligase; its protein translation is MSELTPPSDRAHDAHPFTTATGSDVRVRFCPSPTGTPHVGLIRTALFNWAYARHTGGTFVFRIEDTDAARDSEESYEQLIDALRWLKLDWDEGVGVGGPHGPYRQSERSDVYTDVIQRLLASGHLYESYSNAEEIDARNEAAGRAKQHGYDNFDRDLTEEQRAAFRAEGRSPALRLRVPDADLSFDDLVRGEITFPAGSFSDFVVVRPNGQPLYTLVNPVDDALMQITHVLRGEDILPSTARQIALYHALIDIGLTTFVPRFGHLPYVMGEGNKKLSKRDPSANLFHHRDRGFIPEGLVNYLALLGWSLTHDRDVFSIDEMIAAFDVADVNPNPARFDLKKAESINGDHIRLLAVDDFTERTIPYLIAAGVLETEPTADQRAVLDAAAPLVQERIGLLGEAPGMLGFLFTTADALSYDEDALKGLPANAGEVIAASIGALELVPEGEWLTASIQEALAGALIEGLGLKPRIAYGPLRTAISGRRVSPPLFESMEILGKSESIARLARLADTRS
- a CDS encoding sigma-70 family RNA polymerase sigma factor translates to MSTVVLDTALSALAPATDSPSEPASPREEKDARTLSLFQAAATADDAEGARIRERIVLDHLGLAEAMANRVSRAGGDRADLRQVAYVGLVKAARRFTPERGDSFAAFAVPTITGELKRHLRDLGWMIRPPRGVQELHRRSAVVADELAQELGRHPSDREIAARLGVEPAEVADARAAGHPLSLDETVGETGVRLAETIGGEDEDLAAIDRRHGLARALAELENGQRELLRMRFVEEMTQQQIADALGTTQMQVSRLQRRILAQLADRLGAPSRSHQPTSRARVASVAVVTPVHPAARLRTA
- a CDS encoding glycosyltransferase family 9 protein, which encodes MRALTDPDGTPEILALRALKLGDILVAVPALKALRRGFPEHRLILATTPWLEPIVDLIDGLDALVPTLRGLDDPLPVAPGRIELAVNLHGNGPESRDALIALEPERRLEFRVPALDPDASHDDPRPLWIDGELERARWARLVNSIGLDADPEDVGIAVPAVPAPVDGAAIVHIGAFYGSREWPEERFAAVARSLAAEGHRVVYTGGANEADRARRVAELAGTGEVLAGAIDLSEFAAVVAAAEVLVTVDTGAAHLASAYGIPSVVIFGPAPPEAWGPPVSGPHVVLTDASLRRGDVFSSEPDPALLAVQTEHVLDALATLPSRAGAHLRRSAAAPQGGRA